In one window of Pseudomonas putida DNA:
- the hemC gene encoding hydroxymethylbilane synthase — MSTREIRIATRKSALALWQADYVKARLEQAHPGLVVTLVPMVSRGDKLLDSPLAKIGGKGLFVKELETALLDNEADIAVHSMKDVPMDFPEGLGLYCICEREDPRDAFVSNTFDSLEALPAGSVVGTSSLRRQAQLLARRPDLEIRFLRGNVNTRLAKLDAGEYDAIILAAAGLIRLGFEDRITSSISVDDSLPAGGQGAVGIECRSADSEIHALLAPLNHPDTADRVKAERAMNKHLNGGCQVPIACYAVLEGDQLWLRGLVGQPSGGTLLVADARAPRADAETLGVQVAEDLLGQGAEAILKEVYGEAGHP, encoded by the coding sequence ATGTCCACTCGCGAAATCCGCATTGCTACCCGTAAAAGTGCCCTGGCCCTGTGGCAGGCCGACTATGTCAAAGCTCGCCTTGAGCAGGCCCATCCGGGCCTGGTCGTGACCCTGGTGCCGATGGTCAGCCGCGGCGACAAGCTGCTCGACTCGCCCCTGGCGAAAATCGGCGGCAAGGGCCTGTTCGTCAAGGAACTGGAAACCGCCCTGCTCGACAACGAAGCCGATATCGCCGTGCATTCGATGAAGGATGTGCCCATGGACTTCCCCGAAGGCCTGGGGCTGTACTGCATCTGCGAGCGCGAAGACCCGCGCGACGCCTTCGTTTCCAACACGTTCGACAGCCTTGAGGCGCTGCCGGCCGGCAGCGTCGTCGGCACCTCCAGCCTGCGCCGCCAGGCCCAGTTGCTGGCGCGCCGCCCTGATCTGGAAATCCGCTTTCTGCGCGGCAACGTCAATACCCGCCTGGCCAAGCTCGACGCCGGTGAGTACGACGCCATCATCCTGGCTGCCGCAGGCTTGATCCGCCTGGGCTTCGAAGACCGCATCACCTCCAGCATCAGTGTCGATGACAGCCTGCCGGCCGGTGGCCAGGGGGCTGTCGGTATCGAGTGTCGCAGCGCCGACAGCGAGATCCACGCCCTGCTGGCGCCGCTCAACCACCCCGATACCGCTGACCGCGTGAAGGCCGAGCGGGCGATGAACAAGCACCTCAACGGTGGCTGCCAGGTGCCGATCGCCTGCTATGCCGTGCTTGAAGGCGATCAATTGTGGCTGCGTGGCCTGGTCGGCCAGCCCAGTGGCGGGACGTTACTGGTGGCAGATGCCCGCGCTCCGCGTGCCGACGCCGAAACCCTGGGCGTGCAGGTGGCCGAAGACCTGCTGGGGCAGGGCGCCGAGGCGATCCTCAAGGAAGTCTACGGCGAGGCCGGCCATCCGTGA
- the argH gene encoding argininosuccinate lyase yields MSTDKTNQSWGGRFSEPVDAFVARFTASVDFDKRLYRHDIMGSIAHATMLAQVGVLSDAERDTIIDGLQTIQGEIEAGQFDWRVDLEDVHMNIEARLTDRIGITGKKLHTGRSRNDQVATDIRLWLRDEIDLILDEITRLQQGLLEQAEREAETVMPGFTHLQTAQPVTFGHHLLAWFEMLSRDYERLVDCRKRANRMPLGSAALAGTTYPIDRELTCKLLGFEAVAGNSLDGVSDRDFAIEFCAAASVAMMHLSRFSEELVLWTSAQFQFIDLPDRFCTGSSIMPQKKNPDVPELVRGKTGRVFGALTGLLTLMKGQPLAYNKDNQEDKEPLFDAADTLRDSLRAFADMIPAIKPKHAIMREAALRGFSTATDLADYLVRRGLPFRDCHEIVGHAVKYGVDTGKDLAEMSLDELRQFSDQIEQDVFAVLTLEGSVNARNHIGGTAPAQVRAAVARGKALLASR; encoded by the coding sequence ATGAGCACCGACAAGACCAACCAGTCCTGGGGCGGCCGCTTCAGTGAGCCCGTCGACGCCTTCGTCGCCCGTTTCACCGCCTCGGTCGATTTCGACAAGCGCCTGTACCGTCACGACATCATGGGTTCGATCGCCCACGCCACCATGCTGGCGCAGGTCGGCGTACTCTCCGACGCCGAGCGCGACACCATCATCGATGGCCTGCAAACCATCCAGGGTGAAATCGAAGCGGGTCAGTTCGACTGGCGTGTCGACCTCGAAGACGTGCACATGAACATCGAGGCGCGCCTGACCGACCGCATCGGTATCACTGGCAAGAAACTGCACACCGGCCGTAGCCGCAACGACCAGGTCGCCACCGACATCCGCCTGTGGCTGCGTGACGAGATCGACCTGATCCTGGACGAGATCACCCGCCTGCAACAGGGTCTGCTGGAGCAGGCCGAGCGCGAAGCCGAAACCGTCATGCCCGGCTTCACCCACCTGCAGACCGCCCAGCCGGTGACCTTCGGCCACCATCTGCTGGCCTGGTTCGAAATGCTCAGCCGCGACTACGAGCGCCTGGTCGACTGCCGCAAGCGCGCCAACCGCATGCCGCTGGGCAGCGCGGCGCTGGCCGGCACCACCTACCCGATCGACCGTGAGCTGACCTGCAAGCTGCTGGGCTTCGAAGCCGTGGCCGGCAACTCGCTGGACGGCGTCTCGGACCGTGACTTCGCCATCGAATTCTGTGCGGCCGCCAGCGTGGCGATGATGCACCTGTCGCGCTTCTCCGAAGAGCTGGTGCTGTGGACCAGTGCGCAGTTCCAGTTCATCGACCTGCCTGATCGCTTCTGCACCGGTAGCTCGATCATGCCGCAGAAGAAGAACCCGGACGTCCCGGAGCTGGTGCGTGGCAAGACCGGCCGCGTGTTCGGCGCCCTGACCGGCCTGCTCACGCTGATGAAAGGCCAGCCGCTGGCCTACAACAAGGATAACCAGGAAGACAAGGAACCGCTGTTCGACGCCGCCGACACCCTGCGCGACTCGCTGCGTGCCTTTGCCGACATGATCCCGGCGATCAAGCCCAAGCACGCAATCATGCGTGAAGCGGCGCTGCGTGGTTTCTCCACCGCCACCGACCTTGCCGACTACCTGGTGCGCCGCGGCCTGCCATTCCGCGACTGCCACGAGATTGTCGGGCACGCCGTGAAGTACGGCGTCGACACCGGCAAGGACCTGGCCGAGATGAGCCTGGACGAGCTGCGTCAGTTCAGCGACCAGATCGAGCAGGATGTGTTTGCCGTACTCACCCTGGAAGGCTCGGTGAACGCGCGCAACCACATCGGCGGCACCGCGCCGGCACAAGTGCGTGCAGCGGTGGCGCGCGGCAAGGCGCTGCTGGCTTCCCGCTAG
- a CDS encoding disulfide bond formation protein B, giving the protein MSLARSRSLFFAAFFASLATLSGASLLENWLGLVPCPLCLTQRLLLGLYALVCLCAMLHAPGASGMRVYAWLAGGFACAGVALASRQVWLQGEWLAVTPEPLAQTLQRSWPEALERLLIGGSECVSISWSFLDLTLPEWSLMAFLLLAALPLYYLLAYRFRNPGGS; this is encoded by the coding sequence ATGTCGCTGGCTCGCTCGCGCTCCTTGTTCTTTGCAGCCTTCTTCGCCTCGCTCGCCACCTTGAGCGGGGCGAGTTTGCTTGAGAACTGGCTCGGCCTGGTTCCATGCCCCCTGTGCCTGACCCAGCGCCTGTTGCTGGGGCTCTACGCCCTGGTCTGCCTGTGCGCCATGCTGCATGCCCCGGGTGCATCCGGCATGCGTGTCTATGCGTGGCTGGCAGGTGGTTTTGCCTGTGCCGGTGTCGCCCTGGCGTCACGACAGGTGTGGCTGCAAGGTGAGTGGCTTGCGGTTACCCCCGAACCTTTAGCGCAGACACTCCAGCGCTCCTGGCCAGAGGCGTTGGAGCGTCTGCTGATCGGCGGCTCCGAATGCGTTTCGATCAGCTGGAGCTTCCTCGACCTCACGCTCCCCGAATGGAGCCTGATGGCCTTCCTGCTGCTGGCCGCGCTGCCCTTGTACTACCTGCTGGCGTATCGTTTCCGCAACCCTGGCGGCAGTTGA
- a CDS encoding TIGR02647 family protein, translating into MSFTPELVAELEVLALFNLDSSQEGIKIHANASPALVAAAKRLHDKQLTDQPDGGYLTSLGHDAVESVQLLLNVLKTPQPA; encoded by the coding sequence ATGTCCTTTACCCCCGAATTGGTCGCCGAACTGGAAGTCCTTGCGCTGTTCAACCTCGACAGCAGCCAGGAAGGGATCAAGATTCACGCCAATGCCTCGCCAGCCCTGGTCGCTGCGGCCAAACGCCTGCATGACAAGCAACTGACCGATCAGCCAGACGGCGGTTACCTGACCAGCCTGGGACACGATGCGGTGGAGAGCGTGCAGTTGCTGCTGAATGTTCTGAAGACCCCACAGCCTGCATAA
- a CDS encoding LytR/AlgR family response regulator transcription factor, which translates to MNVLIVDDEPQARERLSRLLGELEGYTVLEPSATNGEEALALIDSLKPDVVLLDTRMPGLDGLQVAARLCEREAPPALVFCLDDDEQEAFSQSALSHVGRTTQPQALRDALRKAEKPNRTQLAALTRPSTESGGGPRSHISARTRKGIELIPLPQVIYFIADHKYVTLRHESGEVLLDEPLKSLEDEFGERFVRIHRNALVARERIERLQRTPLGHFQLFLKGLDGDALTVSRRHVAGVRKMMQTL; encoded by the coding sequence ATGAATGTCCTGATCGTTGATGATGAACCCCAGGCCCGCGAGCGCCTGAGCCGACTGCTTGGTGAGCTCGAGGGCTATACGGTGCTTGAGCCCAGTGCCACCAATGGCGAGGAGGCCCTGGCGCTGATCGATAGCCTCAAACCCGATGTCGTCCTGCTGGACACCCGCATGCCGGGCCTCGATGGCCTGCAGGTGGCGGCGCGTCTGTGCGAACGCGAGGCGCCACCGGCGCTGGTGTTCTGCCTCGATGACGACGAGCAGGAGGCATTCAGCCAGAGCGCCCTCAGCCATGTAGGTCGCACGACCCAGCCCCAGGCCCTGCGCGATGCCCTGCGCAAGGCAGAAAAACCCAACCGCACCCAGCTCGCCGCCCTGACCCGCCCGTCCACCGAAAGCGGAGGCGGCCCGCGCAGTCATATCAGTGCGCGAACGCGCAAGGGTATCGAGCTGATTCCCCTGCCCCAGGTGATCTACTTCATTGCCGACCACAAGTACGTGACCTTGCGCCACGAGTCTGGCGAAGTGCTGCTGGACGAGCCGCTGAAATCGCTGGAAGACGAATTCGGCGAGCGCTTCGTGCGTATCCATCGCAACGCCCTGGTGGCCCGCGAGCGTATCGAGCGCCTGCAGCGCACACCGCTGGGGCATTTCCAGCTGTTTCTCAAAGGCCTCGACGGCGATGCCCTGACTGTCAGCCGCCGGCATGTGGCCGGTGTGCGCAAGATGATGCAGACGCTCTGA
- a CDS encoding Rsd/AlgQ family anti-sigma factor: MLDSCQNAQERWGGVHKLIDRWLKERHELVQAFRALRDAKPAFADKDKNRDFCAVLVDYVSAWHFEVSEQLVTEAKAFGDEQALKLAEEINPRINDITQIALAFNDHCEKGECTDTERFADKLGKLGSLLHERFELEDCLIEVLHNAHKEEDAVQA; encoded by the coding sequence ATGCTCGATAGTTGCCAGAACGCCCAGGAACGATGGGGCGGGGTTCACAAGCTGATCGACCGTTGGCTGAAGGAGCGTCATGAACTGGTGCAGGCCTTCCGCGCACTGCGCGATGCCAAGCCAGCCTTCGCCGACAAGGACAAGAACCGCGACTTCTGCGCGGTCCTGGTCGACTACGTGTCGGCCTGGCATTTCGAGGTCAGCGAGCAGTTGGTCACTGAAGCCAAGGCTTTCGGCGACGAGCAGGCGCTCAAGCTGGCCGAGGAAATCAACCCCCGGATCAATGACATCACCCAGATCGCTCTGGCTTTCAATGACCATTGCGAGAAAGGCGAGTGCACGGATACCGAGCGTTTCGCCGATAAGCTCGGCAAGCTGGGCAGCCTGTTGCACGAACGCTTCGAGCTCGAAGACTGCCTGATCGAAGTGCTGCACAACGCGCACAAGGAAGAGGATGCGGTACAGGCCTGA
- a CDS encoding glutathione S-transferase family protein: MLKLYGFAVSNYYNMVKLALLEKGVPFEEVPFVSGQTPEVLAISPRGKVPVLGTEHGFLSETNVILDYIEQTHPEHPLLPSDAFGQAKVRELLKEIELYIELPARTCYAEAFFGTAVEPLIKERARSELLAGFATLKRNGKFAPYVAGEKLTLADLMFCFSVDLACAVGKKVLGIDFLADYPQAAALLGKLREHPHMARIVADKEAAMPRFMEMVQNKR, from the coding sequence ATGCTCAAGCTCTACGGATTCGCGGTCAGCAACTACTACAACATGGTCAAGCTGGCCCTGCTGGAAAAAGGCGTGCCCTTCGAGGAAGTGCCGTTCGTTTCCGGGCAGACGCCCGAGGTGCTGGCCATCAGCCCGCGTGGCAAGGTTCCGGTGCTGGGAACCGAACACGGCTTTCTCAGTGAGACAAACGTGATCCTCGACTACATCGAGCAGACCCACCCCGAGCATCCGCTGCTGCCCAGTGATGCATTCGGGCAGGCCAAGGTGCGTGAGCTGCTCAAGGAGATCGAGCTGTACATCGAACTGCCTGCACGTACCTGCTACGCCGAAGCGTTCTTCGGTACGGCGGTGGAGCCGCTGATCAAGGAGCGGGCGCGCAGCGAGCTGCTGGCAGGTTTTGCCACGCTCAAGCGCAACGGCAAGTTCGCGCCTTATGTCGCTGGCGAAAAGCTGACCCTGGCTGACCTGATGTTCTGCTTCTCGGTCGACCTGGCGTGTGCGGTAGGCAAGAAGGTGCTGGGGATCGATTTCCTGGCGGACTACCCACAGGCAGCGGCGCTGTTGGGGAAGCTGCGCGAGCATCCGCACATGGCGCGGATCGTGGCGGACAAGGAGGCGGCGATGCCAAGGTTCATGGAGATGGTGCAGAACAAGCGGTGA
- a CDS encoding TIGR02444 family protein — MHSELWNHALALYGRPGVENACLTLQALGGDVCLLLCGTWLQARRVAPDARRVEALRQLAGPWQQEVVTPLRTLRQAWRAQAQGDPHLAALREQVKGLELEAERTLLTRLQTCAAKWSASPDGHADDWLERLAPDQARDHDALHQLRAAARALQDAEDGD; from the coding sequence ATGCACAGCGAATTGTGGAACCACGCCCTGGCCCTCTACGGCCGTCCAGGGGTCGAGAATGCCTGCCTGACCTTGCAGGCCTTGGGCGGCGATGTCTGCCTCCTGCTGTGCGGCACCTGGCTGCAGGCACGGCGGGTAGCCCCCGATGCGCGGCGGGTGGAAGCTCTACGGCAACTGGCCGGCCCCTGGCAGCAAGAGGTGGTTACACCCTTGCGCACGCTGCGTCAGGCGTGGCGTGCACAGGCACAAGGCGATCCGCACCTGGCGGCATTACGGGAGCAGGTGAAAGGGTTGGAACTAGAGGCGGAACGAACCTTGCTGACGCGGTTGCAGACGTGCGCCGCAAAGTGGTCGGCGAGCCCGGACGGACACGCCGACGATTGGCTGGAGCGGCTAGCGCCGGACCAGGCCCGTGACCACGACGCGCTGCATCAGCTGCGCGCCGCGGCCAGAGCGCTTCAGGACGCCGAAGACGGCGACTGA
- a CDS encoding uroporphyrinogen-III C-methyltransferase, whose protein sequence is MSETVLSNNEQPSAIDAPQTPVEQPAKRAGNGLALLALLIGAAGVAVGGWGAWQVRQLQGSEQGQGEHIEALNQRAEALQQRQQQFGSQLATLPAASELEDRRRLVAQLQSDQQRLSQRLETVLGESRKEWRLAEAEHLLRLATLRLSALQDIASAKALVEGADEILREQSDPGAFAAREQLARSLATLNSTQQPDRTGLFLKLAAQREQVQQLSAQSPEFNSDADALGALTADGDGASRLSRWWAEISKYFQIDFDADQNVRPLLAGQSLNQLRLALSLTIEQAQWAALNGQAKVYSQALDDARSVLLANFNPDNPQSKAMLDSLNALAEQPVSVVVPDLSESLAAVQAYIQRRQLPAEGEGGKP, encoded by the coding sequence GTGAGCGAGACTGTCTTGTCCAACAACGAACAACCTTCGGCGATCGATGCGCCGCAGACTCCCGTCGAGCAGCCGGCCAAGCGTGCCGGCAATGGCCTGGCCCTGCTGGCGCTGTTGATCGGCGCCGCCGGTGTGGCCGTCGGTGGTTGGGGCGCATGGCAGGTGCGCCAACTGCAAGGCAGCGAGCAGGGGCAGGGCGAGCATATCGAGGCGCTGAACCAGCGCGCCGAAGCGCTGCAACAACGCCAGCAGCAATTCGGCTCGCAACTCGCGACCTTGCCCGCAGCCAGCGAACTCGAAGACCGCCGCCGCCTGGTGGCACAGTTGCAGAGTGACCAGCAAAGGCTCAGCCAGCGCCTGGAAACCGTGCTTGGCGAAAGCCGCAAGGAGTGGCGTCTGGCCGAGGCCGAGCATCTGTTGCGCCTGGCCACCCTGCGCCTGTCGGCGCTGCAGGATATCGCCAGTGCCAAGGCGCTGGTCGAAGGTGCCGACGAGATCCTGCGCGAGCAGAGCGACCCGGGCGCCTTCGCGGCGCGCGAGCAACTGGCGCGCAGCCTGGCGACGCTCAACAGCACCCAGCAACCCGACCGTACCGGATTGTTCCTCAAGCTCGCCGCCCAGCGCGAGCAGGTACAGCAACTGAGTGCCCAGTCGCCTGAATTCAACAGCGATGCCGATGCTCTTGGTGCGCTGACCGCCGACGGCGATGGTGCAAGCCGCCTGTCCCGGTGGTGGGCAGAGATTTCCAAGTACTTCCAGATCGATTTCGACGCCGACCAGAACGTACGTCCATTGCTGGCCGGGCAATCGCTCAACCAGCTGCGCCTCGCATTGAGCCTCACCATCGAGCAGGCCCAGTGGGCGGCGCTCAATGGCCAGGCCAAGGTTTACAGCCAGGCGCTGGACGATGCGCGCAGCGTGCTATTGGCCAACTTCAACCCGGACAACCCGCAAAGCAAGGCCATGCTCGACAGCCTCAACGCACTGGCCGAGCAGCCCGTCTCGGTGGTCGTGCCTGACCTGAGCGAAAGCCTCGCCGCTGTGCAGGCCTATATCCAGCGGCGCCAGCTGCCGGCCGAAGGCGAAGGGGGCAAGCCATGA
- a CDS encoding FKBP-type peptidyl-prolyl cis-trans isomerase, which translates to MPRYLILGLSLLAASALAAPQTPPANDQDLAYSLGASLGERLRQEMPDLQLDALVEGLRQAYQGQPPRIDKTRMQAILQQHDEQANAAAQQAQVDKLLVAEKRFMANERARSGVHELPEGVLYSELASGSGAQPKAGGKVQVRYVGKLPDGSVFDQGQQPQWFSLGSVIEGWQVALPHMKAGAKWRLVIPSAQAYGADGAGDLIAPYTPLVFEIELLAVGD; encoded by the coding sequence GTGCCTCGTTATCTGATTCTCGGCTTGAGCCTGTTGGCAGCCTCTGCCCTGGCCGCCCCTCAAACGCCCCCCGCCAATGACCAGGACCTGGCCTACAGCCTGGGCGCAAGCCTTGGAGAACGCCTGCGCCAGGAGATGCCCGACCTGCAGCTCGATGCGCTGGTCGAAGGTCTGCGCCAGGCCTACCAAGGCCAGCCGCCGCGCATCGACAAGACGCGCATGCAGGCGATCCTCCAACAGCATGACGAGCAGGCGAACGCTGCCGCACAGCAGGCGCAGGTCGACAAGCTGCTGGTGGCAGAGAAACGCTTCATGGCCAACGAGCGCGCCCGCAGCGGCGTGCACGAACTGCCCGAGGGTGTGCTCTACAGCGAGCTGGCCAGCGGCAGCGGCGCGCAACCCAAGGCGGGTGGGAAAGTGCAGGTTCGGTATGTCGGCAAGCTGCCGGACGGCTCGGTGTTCGACCAGGGCCAGCAACCGCAGTGGTTCAGCCTGGGCTCGGTGATCGAAGGATGGCAGGTGGCATTGCCACACATGAAGGCAGGCGCCAAGTGGCGACTGGTGATTCCGTCGGCGCAGGCTTATGGTGCCGATGGGGCGGGCGACCTGATCGCGCCCTATACCCCGCTGGTGTTCGAAATCGAACTGCTGGCAGTTGGCGACTGA
- a CDS encoding heme biosynthesis HemY N-terminal domain-containing protein has translation MKRVYLLAVVAIVIAAALGVAIAKHSGYVLIAYGGFRYQSGLWAALAALVVLVLALLLLRYLVGLVLASSGVVNPWSRRNRSRRVRIAIEQGQLDLAEGRWASAQRHLHRAAEAERQPLLYYLGAARAANEQGRTEDSDNLLERALERQPQAELGIALTHAQLQMDRGDSDGALETLLAMQARHPHNAQVLRLLQRLHRERGDWPALIRLLPDLRKGKVLPGNELAELEQRAWGQNLTLAATRGEDSQAARQSLERAWQQLTSAQRQEPQLVLAYAEQLRQVGAQGEAEQVLRTALKRQFESHLARLYGLVRGDDPARQLQTAESWLKDHPQDPSLLLTLGRLSLQNRLWGKARDYLESSLRMERNPETCAELARLLAGLGETERSNQLFQEGLGLLDERLLALPLPEGVHAS, from the coding sequence ATGAAGCGTGTCTACCTGCTGGCGGTGGTGGCGATCGTCATCGCCGCGGCCTTGGGCGTCGCCATCGCCAAGCACAGTGGCTATGTTCTGATCGCCTATGGCGGCTTCCGTTACCAGTCAGGGCTGTGGGCGGCGCTCGCGGCACTGGTGGTGCTGGTGCTGGCGCTGCTGTTGCTGCGTTACCTGGTCGGCCTGGTGCTGGCCTCCAGCGGGGTGGTCAACCCTTGGTCGCGACGCAATCGCAGCCGACGTGTGCGTATCGCCATCGAGCAGGGCCAACTGGACCTCGCCGAAGGTCGTTGGGCCAGCGCTCAGCGCCACCTGCACCGCGCCGCCGAAGCCGAGCGTCAACCCTTGCTCTACTATCTCGGCGCCGCCCGCGCGGCCAACGAGCAGGGGCGCACCGAAGACAGCGACAACCTGCTCGAGCGCGCCTTGGAGCGTCAGCCCCAGGCGGAGCTGGGTATCGCCCTGACCCATGCGCAGCTGCAGATGGACCGCGGCGACAGTGACGGTGCCTTGGAAACCCTGCTGGCGATGCAGGCACGGCATCCGCACAACGCCCAGGTGCTGCGTTTGCTGCAGCGGTTGCACCGCGAGCGCGGTGACTGGCCGGCGTTGATCCGCCTGCTGCCGGACCTGCGCAAGGGCAAGGTGCTGCCGGGCAACGAGCTGGCCGAGCTGGAGCAGCGTGCCTGGGGCCAGAACCTGACGCTGGCCGCAACCCGGGGCGAGGACTCTCAAGCCGCCCGCCAGTCGCTGGAGCGCGCCTGGCAACAGCTCACCTCGGCCCAGCGCCAGGAGCCGCAACTGGTGCTGGCCTATGCCGAGCAACTGCGCCAGGTCGGCGCCCAGGGTGAAGCCGAGCAGGTGCTGCGTACCGCGCTGAAGCGTCAGTTCGAAAGCCACCTGGCGCGCCTTTATGGCCTGGTGCGCGGCGATGACCCGGCGCGCCAATTGCAGACCGCCGAAAGCTGGCTCAAGGATCATCCCCAAGACCCCAGCTTGCTGCTTACCCTGGGTCGCCTGAGCCTGCAGAACCGCCTATGGGGCAAGGCGCGCGACTACCTCGAAAGCAGCCTGCGCATGGAGCGCAACCCGGAAACCTGCGCCGAGCTTGCGCGGTTGTTGGCTGGGTTGGGCGAGACCGAGCGCAGCAACCAGCTGTTCCAGGAGGGCCTTGGCCTACTGGACGAGCGCTTGCTGGCCTTGCCGTTGCCTGAGGGTGTGCACGCTTCCTGA
- a CDS encoding uroporphyrinogen-III synthase yields MSGWRLLLTRPEEECAALAQSLAAVGIASSRLPLLAIDPLTLDQTAQARLADIGQYQAIIVVSKPAARLLLERLADEGIAAPLQGWFTVGEATARILQAADLQVTFPTAGDDSEALLGLSVLREAVAVPTARVLIVRGVGGREWLAERLGEQGASVDYLELYERRLPDYPPGSLMRRIQAERLNGLVVSSGQGFEHLLQLAGADWPRLAGLALFVPSPRVAEQARAAGAQQVVDCRGASAAALLAAVQRSAAPAS; encoded by the coding sequence GTGAGCGGCTGGCGCCTGCTGCTGACCCGCCCCGAAGAGGAGTGCGCGGCTTTGGCGCAGAGCCTGGCTGCTGTCGGAATCGCCAGCAGCCGCTTGCCCTTGCTGGCGATCGACCCGCTGACCCTGGATCAAACGGCCCAGGCGCGACTGGCCGACATCGGCCAGTACCAGGCGATCATCGTGGTGAGCAAGCCTGCGGCGCGCCTGCTGCTCGAGCGGCTTGCCGACGAGGGCATCGCGGCGCCGCTCCAGGGCTGGTTCACTGTGGGGGAGGCGACGGCACGCATTCTCCAGGCTGCCGATCTGCAGGTGACGTTCCCTACAGCGGGTGATGACAGCGAGGCCTTGCTCGGTCTATCTGTCCTGCGAGAGGCTGTCGCAGTTCCTACAGCACGCGTCCTGATTGTCCGTGGTGTCGGTGGTCGTGAATGGCTGGCCGAGCGTCTTGGTGAGCAAGGTGCTAGTGTCGATTATCTGGAACTGTATGAACGTCGCCTGCCGGATTATCCCCCAGGCAGCCTGATGCGCCGGATCCAAGCGGAACGCCTGAACGGGCTGGTGGTCAGCAGTGGGCAGGGTTTCGAACACCTGCTCCAGCTGGCCGGTGCGGATTGGCCGCGTCTGGCGGGGCTTGCGCTGTTCGTGCCAAGCCCGCGCGTGGCCGAACAGGCCAGGGCGGCAGGCGCCCAACAGGTTGTGGATTGCCGTGGCGCGAGCGCCGCGGCCTTGCTGGCAGCCGTGCAGCGCAGCGCTGCACCTGCCTCCTAA
- a CDS encoding AlgP family protein, with translation MSAKKKPVSTPLHLLQQLSGSLLEHLEEACSQALADAEKLLAKLEKQRGKAQEKLHNARLKLQDSAKAGKAKAQSKAQGAVGELEALLDSLKDRQTQTRTYIQQLKRDAQESLKLAQGVGKVREAAGKALGLRAAAKPATKAAAKPATKVAAAKPATKAPATKAPAAKPAAKAPVKTAAAKPAAKAAAKPAAAKAPAKAVAAKPAAKTAAAKPAAAKSAAKPAAAKAPAKPAAKAAAAKPATKPAAAKPVAAKPAAAKPAAKPAAAKAPAKAAAKPVAAKPAAAAKPAAKPAAKPAAAKPAVKPAAAKPAAKPAAKPAAKPAAKPAATKAPAKPVEAKPAAPAASSTPASPAPSAPASTPAQSPSSAS, from the coding sequence ATGTCGGCCAAAAAGAAGCCCGTCAGTACGCCGTTGCATCTGCTCCAGCAACTTTCCGGTAGCCTGCTCGAACATCTGGAAGAGGCTTGCTCGCAAGCGCTGGCGGATGCAGAGAAACTGCTCGCCAAGTTGGAAAAACAACGCGGCAAGGCGCAGGAGAAACTGCACAATGCCCGCCTGAAGTTGCAGGACTCTGCCAAGGCCGGCAAGGCCAAGGCACAAAGCAAGGCCCAAGGGGCAGTCGGTGAACTTGAAGCACTTCTCGATTCGCTGAAAGATCGCCAGACCCAGACGCGTACCTATATTCAGCAACTCAAGCGTGATGCCCAGGAGAGCCTGAAACTGGCCCAGGGTGTTGGCAAGGTGCGTGAAGCCGCTGGCAAGGCACTCGGCCTGCGTGCGGCAGCCAAGCCTGCGACCAAGGCTGCTGCAAAACCTGCCACCAAGGTCGCGGCCGCCAAGCCTGCCACCAAGGCTCCTGCCACCAAGGCTCCTGCTGCCAAGCCCGCCGCCAAGGCACCCGTGAAAACCGCCGCTGCCAAGCCTGCTGCTAAAGCCGCCGCCAAACCGGCCGCTGCCAAGGCTCCGGCCAAAGCGGTAGCCGCCAAGCCTGCTGCGAAAACCGCTGCGGCCAAACCTGCTGCTGCCAAATCCGCTGCCAAACCTGCGGCTGCCAAGGCCCCGGCCAAGCCAGCAGCCAAAGCAGCTGCGGCCAAACCTGCGACCAAGCCAGCTGCTGCCAAACCGGTTGCCGCCAAACCAGCAGCCGCTAAACCTGCTGCCAAGCCCGCTGCTGCCAAAGCTCCAGCCAAAGCCGCCGCCAAGCCGGTTGCAGCCAAGCCTGCAGCGGCTGCCAAACCAGCAGCTAAACCAGCAGCCAAGCCAGCGGCAGCCAAACCTGCCGTGAAGCCAGCAGCGGCAAAACCGGCTGCGAAACCGGCAGCCAAACCCGCTGCGAAACCTGCCGCCAAGCCAGCTGCCACCAAGGCTCCTGCCAAGCCTGTCGAAGCCAAGCCCGCAGCTCCTGCTGCCAGCAGCACTCCGGCCTCTCCAGCGCCATCGGCTCCGGCCAGCACCCCGGCTCAGTCGCCGTCTTCGGCGTCCTGA